One Hyphomicrobiales bacterium genomic window carries:
- the topA gene encoding type I DNA topoisomerase, translated as MQVVIVESAAKAKSINKYLGPGYKVLASFGHVRDLPAKDGSVLPDNDFSMEWEADPKATKILAEIVKAVRDADKLILATDPDREGEAISWHILEVLEKRRALKGIPVERVAFNAVTKQAVTEAMKHPREIDTPLVSAYLARRALDYLVGFTLSPVLWRKLPGSRSAGRVQSVALRLVCDREAEIEAFRTDEYWTIEALLRTAKGEEVKARLTAIAGTTLKKLDIKDEASALAIKAAIERGNFTVTSVERKATKRNPYPPFTTSTLQMDASRKLGFSAKQTMGVAQRLYEGVDVGGDAPVGLITYMRTDGVQIVPEAVGQIRDVISAEYGRNYTPFSREYKSKAKNAQEAHEAIRPTDPSRRPQDVARYLEKDQAALYELIWKRTIASQMAPADIEQTTVGIDVTGRDGKLYGLRATGSVIVFDGFLRVYEEGRDDRQRQIEKGKADEEADGDEGAARRLPALAKGETLKDDVISADQHFTQPPPRYTEATLVKRMEELGIGRPSTYASTMATLVDRDYVRIDRKRLVPEDKGRLVTAFLKSFFTRYVEYDFTAGLEEKLDLISDDKLAWKDVLREFWSEFTATVEGTRELRVTDVLEALNEILGPHVFPEKSDGGDPRKCPTCDDGRLSLKIGRFGAFIGCSNYPDCRFTRQFSQSDEEATQAQAGANRLLGQDPETGLDVTVRSGRFGHYIQLGEPETGERPKRASIPKGTDAGELTLERALALLSLPRLVGPHPETAQPIVAGYGRYGPFVECAGKYANLDSPEEVFTVGLNRAVTLLAEKAASGGRRGSSAAALRDLGEHPADGGKVEIMNGRYGPYVRHGKVNATIPRGKDPAALTMEEAVVLIAERAAKTASGSSGAKKPAKAAKAGGKAAKSDTKGADATGTTGDGGNANAATKPKRGGKATAGKAPAGKSTAGGKSATKRAAKNPADPA; from the coding sequence ATGCAGGTTGTGATTGTGGAATCCGCCGCCAAGGCGAAGTCGATCAACAAATACCTCGGACCCGGCTACAAGGTGCTGGCCTCCTTCGGGCATGTCCGCGACCTGCCGGCCAAGGACGGCTCGGTGCTGCCCGACAACGACTTCTCGATGGAGTGGGAAGCCGATCCCAAGGCGACCAAGATCCTCGCCGAAATCGTCAAGGCCGTGCGCGACGCCGACAAGCTGATCCTCGCCACCGACCCCGACCGCGAGGGCGAGGCGATCTCCTGGCACATCCTCGAGGTTCTCGAGAAGCGCCGCGCGCTCAAGGGCATCCCTGTCGAGCGTGTCGCCTTCAACGCCGTCACCAAGCAGGCGGTGACGGAAGCCATGAAGCACCCGCGCGAGATCGACACGCCCCTCGTTTCGGCCTATCTGGCGCGGCGCGCGCTCGACTACCTCGTCGGCTTCACCTTGAGCCCCGTGCTCTGGCGCAAGCTGCCGGGCTCGCGCTCGGCCGGCCGTGTGCAGTCGGTGGCGCTGCGCCTCGTGTGCGACCGCGAAGCCGAGATCGAGGCATTCCGAACCGACGAATACTGGACCATCGAGGCGCTGCTGCGCACGGCCAAGGGTGAGGAGGTCAAGGCCCGCCTCACCGCCATCGCCGGCACCACTCTGAAGAAGCTGGACATCAAGGACGAGGCGAGCGCCCTCGCGATCAAGGCGGCCATCGAGCGCGGCAACTTCACGGTCACCAGCGTCGAACGCAAGGCGACCAAGCGCAACCCCTATCCACCCTTCACCACATCGACCCTGCAAATGGACGCGAGCCGCAAGCTCGGCTTTTCCGCCAAGCAGACCATGGGTGTCGCCCAGCGCCTCTATGAAGGTGTCGACGTCGGCGGCGATGCCCCGGTCGGCCTCATCACCTACATGCGAACCGACGGCGTGCAGATCGTGCCGGAAGCGGTCGGCCAGATTCGCGACGTCATCTCCGCCGAATACGGCCGCAATTATACTCCCTTTTCTCGTGAGTACAAATCCAAGGCAAAGAACGCCCAGGAGGCGCACGAGGCGATCCGCCCGACCGACCCCTCCCGCAGGCCCCAGGACGTCGCGCGCTACCTCGAAAAGGACCAGGCCGCCCTCTACGAACTGATCTGGAAGCGCACCATCGCCAGCCAGATGGCCCCCGCCGACATCGAGCAGACCACGGTCGGAATCGACGTCACCGGACGTGACGGCAAGCTCTACGGACTGCGCGCGACCGGCTCGGTCATCGTGTTCGACGGTTTCCTCAGGGTCTATGAGGAAGGCCGCGACGACCGCCAGCGCCAGATCGAAAAGGGCAAGGCGGACGAGGAAGCGGACGGCGACGAAGGAGCTGCCCGGCGCCTGCCGGCGCTCGCCAAGGGCGAGACGCTGAAGGACGACGTCATCTCGGCCGACCAGCATTTCACCCAGCCGCCACCGCGCTACACCGAGGCGACCCTGGTCAAGCGGATGGAGGAACTCGGCATCGGCCGGCCATCGACCTATGCCTCGACCATGGCGACCCTCGTCGATCGCGACTACGTGCGCATCGACAGGAAGCGCCTCGTGCCGGAGGACAAGGGGCGCCTGGTGACGGCGTTCCTCAAGAGCTTCTTTACGCGCTATGTCGAGTACGACTTCACGGCCGGCCTCGAGGAAAAGCTCGACCTCATCTCCGACGACAAGCTGGCCTGGAAGGACGTGCTGCGCGAGTTCTGGAGCGAATTCACGGCAACCGTCGAGGGCACCCGCGAACTGCGCGTCACCGACGTCCTCGAGGCGCTCAACGAGATCCTCGGGCCGCACGTCTTTCCCGAAAAGAGCGACGGCGGTGATCCGCGTAAGTGCCCGACCTGTGACGACGGCCGCCTCAGCCTGAAGATCGGGCGCTTCGGTGCGTTCATCGGCTGCTCGAACTATCCCGATTGCCGATTCACCCGCCAGTTCAGCCAGAGCGACGAGGAGGCGACCCAGGCCCAGGCGGGCGCCAACCGCCTGCTCGGCCAGGACCCCGAGACGGGCCTCGACGTGACCGTGCGGAGCGGACGGTTCGGCCACTACATCCAGCTCGGCGAGCCCGAAACCGGCGAGCGACCCAAGCGTGCCTCCATACCGAAGGGCACCGATGCGGGTGAACTCACGCTCGAGCGCGCCCTCGCCCTCCTCTCGCTGCCGCGCCTCGTCGGCCCGCACCCGGAAACCGCTCAGCCGATCGTCGCCGGCTACGGCCGCTACGGCCCCTTCGTCGAGTGCGCGGGCAAATACGCCAATCTCGACAGCCCCGAGGAGGTCTTCACCGTCGGCCTCAACCGTGCCGTGACACTGCTGGCCGAAAAGGCGGCGTCCGGCGGCAGGCGCGGAAGCTCGGCCGCGGCGCTGCGCGATCTCGGCGAGCATCCGGCCGACGGCGGCAAGGTCGAGATCATGAACGGTCGCTACGGCCCCTATGTGCGGCATGGCAAGGTCAATGCGACCATCCCGCGCGGCAAGGACCCGGCCGCACTCACGATGGAGGAAGCCGTCGTCCTCATCGCCGAGCGCGCCGCCAAGACCGCCAGTGGTTCGAGCGGCGCCAAGAAGCCCGCCAAGGCGGCGAAGGCGGGTGGCAAGGCGGCCAAGAGCGACACCAAGGGTGCCGATGCCACCGGGACAACCGGCGATGGCGGGAATGCGAACGCCGCCACCAAACCGAAGCGCGGCGGCAAGGCGACCGCCGGCAAGGCCCCGGCCGGAAAATCGACCGCCGGCGGCAAATCCGCGACCAAACGCGCCGCCAAAAATCCGGCGGACCCCGCCTAG
- the plsY gene encoding glycerol-3-phosphate 1-O-acyltransferase PlsY codes for MELSVQLGLVAILAYLAGSIPFGLVLTRLAGLGDIRAIGSGNIGATNVLRTGRKGLAAATLLLDAAKGTLAVLLAPVLALGALALVDGAQSPMPAAADHMAGAAGAVAGVMAFLGHCFPVWLGFRGGKGVATFIGVLLGWTWPAAVGFCALWLAVAAATRYSSLAALVSAALAPVLVHVLAGQPLLTVASTLLSLLLVIRHRANIERLLAGTESRIGGRS; via the coding sequence ATGGAGCTTTCCGTCCAGCTCGGCCTCGTTGCGATTCTGGCCTATCTCGCCGGCTCCATCCCCTTTGGCCTGGTTCTGACGCGCCTTGCCGGCCTCGGCGACATCCGGGCGATCGGCTCCGGGAACATCGGGGCAACGAACGTCCTGCGCACGGGGCGCAAGGGCTTGGCCGCCGCCACGCTCCTGCTCGATGCCGCCAAGGGAACGCTGGCCGTGCTCCTCGCTCCGGTCCTCGCCCTTGGCGCCCTTGCACTCGTCGACGGAGCCCAAAGCCCCATGCCCGCCGCGGCTGATCACATGGCCGGAGCCGCCGGGGCGGTCGCCGGTGTCATGGCGTTCCTTGGGCACTGCTTTCCGGTCTGGCTCGGGTTTCGCGGCGGCAAGGGCGTTGCGACATTCATCGGTGTGCTGCTCGGTTGGACGTGGCCCGCTGCCGTCGGCTTTTGCGCACTTTGGCTCGCTGTCGCGGCCGCGACGCGTTATTCATCCCTCGCTGCCCTGGTTTCGGCCGCGCTTGCCCCCGTGCTCGTCCATGTGCTCGCCGGCCAACCACTGTTGACGGTGGCGAGCACCCTCCTCTCGCTGCTCCTCGTCATCCGCCATCGCGCCAACATCGAGCGCCTCCTTGCCGGCACCGAAAGCCGCATCGGCGGGCGGTCGTGA
- the rpmG gene encoding 50S ribosomal protein L33 has translation MAKPTTQKIRLNSTAGTGYFYVTKKNVRTMTEKMTVRKYDPVAKTHVEFKEGKIK, from the coding sequence ATGGCCAAGCCCACCACCCAGAAGATCCGGCTGAACAGCACGGCGGGAACCGGCTATTTCTACGTCACCAAGAAGAACGTCCGCACGATGACGGAAAAGATGACCGTGCGGAAATACGACCCGGTGGCCAAGACGCACGTCGAGTTCAAGGAAGGCAAAATCAAGTAG
- a CDS encoding amidohydrolase family protein, with protein sequence MNETPEVGTATEGPKVLINARLIDPASGRDEPGGLLIRDGRIADLGAHLRRNAPAGAEVVDCNDNIVMPGLVDMLVYTGEPGEEHRETLNTVSLAASAGGVTTIACLPNTDRHLDDVALVDFILRRARDTARVNVLPIAALTKGMMGEEMAEIGLLRAAGAVAFSDGPRSLGNARLMARLLAYTRDFDGLVVHHVEDPDLAADGVMHEGQVATLLGLPGIPTVAELVLLERDLRLVESVGGRYHAAQISSAQSLEAIRTARQRGVRLTCGVSINHLLLDDRDIGSYRTYFKLSPPLRGAADRDALVAGVASGDIDVIVSAHLPQDVDGKRRPFAEAATGAIGVETLLPAALRLADERKIDRLAVLRALTCNPADLLGIEAGRLAVGAPADVVVVDPEVAWVVELERLHSRSKNSPFEAAPLKGRVMRTFVAGRQVHPYPAQDRPSQ encoded by the coding sequence ATGAACGAGACGCCCGAAGTTGGCACCGCGACGGAGGGCCCGAAGGTCCTCATCAACGCCCGCCTGATCGATCCCGCCAGTGGCCGCGACGAACCCGGCGGGTTGCTGATCCGCGATGGCCGGATCGCCGACCTCGGCGCGCACCTGCGCCGCAACGCCCCGGCTGGCGCCGAGGTCGTCGACTGCAACGACAACATCGTGATGCCGGGCCTCGTCGATATGCTGGTCTATACGGGCGAGCCCGGCGAGGAGCATCGCGAGACGCTCAACACCGTCAGTCTCGCCGCGAGCGCCGGCGGCGTTACCACGATCGCCTGCCTGCCGAACACCGACCGCCACCTCGACGATGTCGCCCTCGTCGATTTCATTCTCCGCCGCGCCCGCGACACGGCCCGCGTCAACGTGCTGCCGATCGCCGCCCTCACCAAGGGCATGATGGGCGAGGAGATGGCCGAAATCGGCCTGTTGCGCGCGGCCGGCGCGGTGGCCTTTTCCGACGGACCGCGCAGCCTCGGCAACGCCCGCCTGATGGCCCGTCTGCTCGCCTACACCCGCGACTTCGACGGCCTCGTGGTGCATCACGTCGAGGACCCGGACCTTGCCGCGGACGGCGTCATGCACGAGGGTCAGGTGGCCACACTGCTCGGCTTGCCCGGCATTCCGACGGTTGCCGAACTCGTGCTGCTCGAGCGCGACCTGCGCCTCGTCGAGAGCGTCGGCGGGCGCTATCATGCCGCGCAAATCTCCTCGGCCCAGTCGCTCGAGGCGATCCGCACCGCCCGCCAGCGCGGCGTCAGGCTCACATGCGGCGTTTCGATCAATCACCTTCTGCTCGACGATCGCGACATCGGCTCCTACCGGACGTATTTCAAGCTTTCACCGCCCCTGCGCGGTGCAGCCGACCGCGATGCCCTCGTTGCTGGCGTCGCGAGCGGCGACATCGACGTCATCGTCTCGGCCCACCTGCCGCAGGACGTCGACGGCAAACGCCGGCCGTTCGCTGAGGCCGCGACCGGCGCGATCGGCGTCGAGACCCTTTTGCCAGCGGCTTTGCGCCTTGCCGATGAACGCAAGATCGACCGCCTCGCGGTACTGCGTGCCCTCACCTGCAACCCCGCCGACCTGCTCGGCATCGAGGCGGGGCGGCTCGCCGTCGGCGCGCCTGCCGACGTCGTCGTCGTCGACCCCGAAGTCGCCTGGGTGGTCGAACTCGAGCGCCTGCACTCGCGCTCGAAAAACTCGCCCTTCGAGGCCGCCCCTCTCAAGGGTCGGGTGATGCGGACTTTTGTTGCGGGCCGGCAAGTCCACCCCTACCCTGCTCAGGATCGTCCCTCCCAGTAA
- the rnr gene encoding ribonuclease R has product MARDGLIAGNRRRLRRPGRLAPVGVIEVIGRDRDGELIAVPAEWPPEDGPAPRILVEADSGRGGRSTRGAAPEVIGVGDRVLARLEPIARAGSETDGDGPGDSDDEDVDDGDDDADLGPDEAAAGPDEAGATDGPEPPSYVAHPIKRLQRLDRRLLGIFRANARGGEIMPVDRKQLRTWPVERGDTAGASDGDLVRFTIGARTRGGYERARIAETLGNPEAQQQVSLIAIHAHGIPEDFPAPAFAELERLPKITPKGREDLTALPLITIDPPDARDHDDAVWAGPDPDPANPDGHIVVVAIADVAFYVRPGSRLDRAALLRGNSVYFPDRVVPMLPELISNDLCSLREGELRPCLAVRMVFDARGRKRSHHFTRALMRSAAKLAYAEAQAAIDGGPAARHAGPMLETVLRPLWAAYRTIARARDQRAPLDLSLPERRIVIGPDGRVAAVVTPERLEAHRLIEEFMIQANVAAAEALEARRLPLVYRAHDAPSKEKLLALQDFLATLDISLPKGAELRPSDFNRVLATVAGREVEQLVNEVVLRAQSQAEYSARNYGHFGLNLARYAHFTSPIRRYADLIVHRGLIRALGLVADGDGLTDEEIEQLDEIAATTSQTERRAMAAERETADRLIAAFLADRVGATFQARISGLSRSGLFVRLTETGADGFVPGSSLMGDFYRHDEEHQALVGDRSNLAYRLGDTVEVKLVEAIASAGALRFEILSEPKPFSGRGLTGKRRGAGHAGRQRPGRTRSRPPAGRSSRRAR; this is encoded by the coding sequence ATGGCGCGCGACGGCCTCATCGCCGGCAACCGGCGGCGCCTTCGCCGACCGGGCAGGCTGGCGCCGGTCGGCGTAATCGAGGTGATCGGCCGCGACCGCGATGGCGAACTGATCGCCGTGCCGGCGGAATGGCCCCCAGAGGATGGCCCTGCCCCCCGCATCCTGGTCGAGGCCGATTCGGGGCGCGGCGGCAGGAGCACGCGGGGTGCGGCGCCCGAGGTGATAGGTGTCGGCGACCGGGTCCTGGCGCGCCTCGAGCCGATCGCACGGGCCGGCAGCGAGACCGACGGCGACGGTCCGGGCGATAGCGACGACGAGGATGTGGACGACGGGGATGATGACGCCGATCTCGGGCCGGACGAGGCGGCCGCCGGCCCCGACGAAGCCGGAGCGACCGACGGGCCCGAGCCCCCGTCCTATGTCGCGCACCCGATCAAGCGTCTCCAGCGCCTCGACCGGCGCCTCCTCGGCATCTTTCGCGCCAACGCGCGCGGTGGCGAGATCATGCCCGTCGACCGCAAGCAGCTCCGCACGTGGCCGGTTGAACGTGGCGATACCGCAGGGGCCAGCGACGGCGACCTCGTGCGCTTCACGATCGGCGCCCGCACACGCGGCGGCTACGAACGTGCCCGGATCGCCGAGACCCTCGGCAACCCCGAGGCGCAGCAGCAGGTCAGCCTCATCGCCATCCACGCCCACGGCATTCCGGAGGATTTTCCCGCCCCCGCGTTCGCCGAACTCGAGCGCCTGCCGAAGATCACGCCCAAGGGCCGCGAGGATCTGACCGCACTGCCGCTGATCACCATCGATCCGCCGGACGCGCGCGATCATGACGACGCCGTCTGGGCAGGGCCGGACCCCGACCCCGCCAACCCCGACGGGCACATCGTCGTCGTTGCCATCGCCGACGTCGCCTTTTACGTCCGTCCCGGCTCGCGGCTCGACCGCGCCGCACTGCTGCGCGGCAACTCGGTCTATTTCCCGGACCGGGTCGTGCCCATGCTCCCCGAACTCATATCCAACGACCTCTGCTCGCTGCGCGAGGGCGAATTGCGCCCGTGCCTTGCCGTACGCATGGTGTTCGATGCGCGCGGGCGCAAGCGTAGCCACCACTTCACGCGCGCCCTCATGCGCTCGGCCGCCAAGCTCGCCTACGCCGAGGCCCAGGCCGCGATCGACGGCGGTCCTGCCGCGCGCCACGCCGGTCCGATGCTCGAAACCGTGCTGCGCCCGCTCTGGGCCGCCTACCGCACCATCGCCCGGGCACGCGACCAACGTGCGCCGCTCGACCTCTCGCTTCCCGAACGGCGCATCGTGATCGGACCGGACGGCCGCGTCGCCGCCGTCGTCACACCGGAGCGGCTCGAGGCGCACCGCCTCATCGAGGAGTTCATGATCCAGGCGAACGTCGCCGCCGCCGAGGCACTCGAGGCCCGCCGTCTGCCGCTCGTCTACCGGGCCCACGATGCGCCTTCCAAGGAAAAGCTCCTCGCACTGCAGGATTTCCTCGCAACGCTCGACATCTCGCTACCGAAAGGTGCCGAGTTGCGCCCCTCGGACTTCAACCGCGTTCTCGCCACCGTCGCCGGCCGCGAGGTCGAGCAACTGGTCAACGAGGTCGTGCTGCGGGCCCAGAGCCAGGCTGAATATTCCGCTCGCAACTACGGTCACTTCGGCCTCAACCTCGCCCGCTACGCGCACTTCACCTCGCCGATCCGCCGCTATGCGGACCTCATCGTGCACCGTGGCCTCATCCGCGCACTCGGCCTCGTGGCAGACGGCGACGGCTTGACGGACGAGGAGATCGAGCAGCTCGACGAAATTGCCGCCACGACTTCGCAGACCGAGCGCCGTGCCATGGCCGCCGAGCGCGAAACGGCGGACCGGCTGATCGCCGCATTTCTCGCCGATCGGGTCGGCGCCACATTCCAGGCGCGCATTTCGGGTCTCTCGCGCAGCGGCCTCTTCGTGCGCCTGACGGAAACCGGCGCCGACGGCTTCGTGCCCGGCTCGAGCCTCATGGGCGACTTCTACCGTCACGACGAGGAGCATCAGGCGCTTGTCGGCGACCGCTCGAATCTGGCCTATCGGCTCGGTGATACGGTCGAGGTCAAGCTCGTCGAGGCGATCGCCAGTGCCGGTGCCCTGCGCTTCGAGATCCTGAGCGAACCGAAGCCCTTCTCGGGGCGCGGCTTGACCGGCAAGCGGCGCGGCGCCGGCCATGCGGGTCGTCAGCGCCCGGGCCGCACGCGGTCACGCCCACCCGCCGGACGCTCCAGCCGTCGCGCAAGATAG
- a CDS encoding NUDIX domain-containing protein — MAEHPTEVEEAAGAARRPLKPVDAASLLIVDRSDGVPRVLLGRRNPRQAFVPNKYVFPGGRVESCDQRIAPVDDVPATDVPRLLHDMKGRPSERRARALALAAVRETFEETGVAVGLAAGTVSDRDASDERWHRFLSAGVAPSLAGLRFVARAITPPGRTRRYDTRFFLIDASWIVANSQITDGEFTQVAWVTFDEARDLDLHAMTRTVLADAAERLNLRPESAGAAPVPYYYSRNGRFRRELIDAS; from the coding sequence ATGGCTGAGCACCCAACCGAGGTCGAGGAGGCGGCCGGCGCGGCGCGCAGGCCACTGAAACCGGTCGACGCGGCCAGCCTGCTCATCGTCGATCGCAGCGATGGCGTCCCCCGCGTCCTGCTCGGTCGCCGCAATCCGAGGCAGGCCTTCGTTCCCAACAAATACGTTTTTCCCGGAGGGCGTGTGGAGTCCTGCGATCAGCGGATTGCCCCGGTCGACGACGTGCCGGCCACTGACGTGCCGCGCCTGCTGCACGACATGAAGGGCCGGCCGAGCGAACGGCGCGCGCGTGCCCTGGCCCTTGCCGCGGTCCGCGAGACCTTCGAGGAGACCGGCGTCGCGGTTGGCCTTGCGGCGGGCACCGTCTCGGACCGCGATGCGAGCGACGAACGCTGGCACCGATTTCTATCGGCAGGCGTCGCCCCCTCGCTCGCTGGGCTTCGCTTCGTTGCGCGCGCCATCACCCCGCCGGGCCGCACGCGGCGCTACGACACCCGCTTCTTCCTGATCGATGCCTCATGGATCGTGGCCAATTCGCAGATCACCGACGGCGAATTCACGCAAGTTGCCTGGGTGACGTTCGACGAGGCCCGTGATCTCGACCTTCACGCCATGACGCGCACGGTCCTGGCCGATGCCGCCGAGCGGCTCAATCTGCGGCCCGAAAGCGCCGGCGCGGCTCCCGTCCCCTACTATTACTCGCGCAATGGCCGCTTCCGCCGCGAACTCATCGACGCCAGCTAG
- the dprA gene encoding DNA-protecting protein DprA has product MPIRQRLGDEQKIAWLRLIRTEGIGPVTFRELLNRFGGAAAALEALPGLGARTGRRLSPPTRDAVLEELERAAAIGSRPLFLGDPDYPPGLAALEVPPPMVYGLGDAQLASRPTIAVVGSRNASAAGRSMARALSHDLGAAGFVVVSGLARGVDGAAHEASLPTGTIAVVAGGLDHIYPPEHADLHARLAREGFIVSERAPGAVPRSEDFPRRNRIISGLSAGVVVVEAAARSGSLITARFAAEQGREVFAVPGHPLDPRAKGALALLREGATICTCADDVAEALRPILAGRAGQPDLRGFATAGEDWMLGLEQPPSSEPSGADAPPDQQATGEVGDRAIAEVVEAALSMAPIEVDVVARETGLTIREVRAALLELDLAGRIERHGLQTVSLRN; this is encoded by the coding sequence ATGCCGATCCGCCAACGGCTCGGCGATGAGCAGAAGATCGCCTGGCTTCGGCTGATCCGCACGGAGGGCATCGGCCCGGTCACCTTTCGGGAATTGCTCAACCGGTTCGGTGGCGCCGCGGCCGCGCTCGAGGCATTGCCCGGCCTCGGCGCCCGCACCGGCCGGCGCCTTTCACCGCCAACGCGCGACGCGGTCCTCGAGGAACTGGAGCGCGCGGCCGCCATCGGTTCGCGACCGCTCTTTCTCGGTGATCCCGATTATCCCCCTGGCCTTGCCGCGCTCGAGGTTCCCCCGCCCATGGTCTACGGGCTCGGCGATGCGCAGCTCGCGTCCCGCCCCACCATTGCCGTGGTCGGCTCCCGCAACGCCTCGGCGGCTGGACGCAGCATGGCCCGCGCACTTTCGCACGACCTCGGTGCCGCGGGCTTCGTCGTGGTCTCCGGTCTCGCCCGTGGGGTCGACGGCGCCGCCCACGAGGCCAGCCTCCCGACCGGCACCATCGCGGTCGTCGCTGGAGGGCTCGATCACATCTATCCGCCCGAACATGCCGACCTCCACGCGCGGCTGGCACGCGAGGGCTTCATCGTCAGCGAGCGGGCACCTGGAGCGGTTCCACGCAGCGAGGACTTTCCCCGTCGCAATCGCATCATCTCCGGACTCTCGGCCGGAGTCGTCGTGGTCGAAGCGGCGGCCCGATCGGGTTCGCTCATCACCGCGCGCTTTGCCGCCGAGCAGGGCCGCGAGGTCTTCGCGGTGCCCGGCCATCCGCTCGACCCGCGCGCCAAGGGGGCACTCGCGTTGTTGCGTGAGGGGGCCACGATCTGCACCTGCGCCGACGACGTTGCCGAGGCGCTGCGCCCGATCCTCGCGGGGCGCGCCGGCCAGCCCGACCTGCGGGGCTTTGCGACCGCCGGAGAGGATTGGATGCTCGGTCTCGAGCAACCACCGTCGAGCGAGCCCTCTGGCGCGGACGCACCGCCGGACCAACAGGCGACCGGAGAGGTGGGCGACCGTGCAATCGCTGAAGTGGTCGAGGCGGCGCTCTCCATGGCGCCGATCGAGGTCGATGTTGTAGCGCGCGAGACCGGCCTCACGATCCGCGAGGTCCGCGCCGCACTCCTCGAACTCGACCTTGCGGGGCGCATCGAGCGGCATGGCCTGCAGACGGTGTCATTGCGCAACTGA
- a CDS encoding DUF983 domain-containing protein, whose product MVVRIEGVANHPVLPERAVLPAILDGARGRCPACHGPGMFAGYLRIADHCTKCGEALHHHRADDAPPYFTIFIVGHIIVGLVLSVEVAFGPPLWLHALIWGPLTLGLALAVLPPVKGALVALQWALRMHGFGGVDAERDPHMDTDRLTLKDNHG is encoded by the coding sequence ATGGTGGTCAGGATCGAGGGCGTCGCGAACCATCCCGTGCTGCCGGAGCGCGCGGTTCTGCCCGCCATACTCGACGGCGCCCGGGGTCGCTGTCCGGCATGCCACGGGCCGGGAATGTTCGCCGGCTACCTGCGCATCGCCGACCACTGCACGAAATGCGGCGAGGCTCTCCACCATCACCGTGCCGACGATGCACCGCCCTATTTCACGATCTTCATCGTCGGCCACATCATCGTCGGGCTGGTCCTGTCCGTCGAGGTCGCATTCGGCCCGCCGCTCTGGCTGCACGCGCTGATCTGGGGGCCGTTGACACTCGGGCTCGCACTCGCCGTTCTGCCACCCGTCAAGGGGGCCCTCGTCGCGCTGCAATGGGCGCTCCGCATGCATGGCTTCGGCGGCGTGGACGCCGAACGCGATCCCCATATGGACACCGACAGGCTGACGCTGAAGGACAACCATGGCTGA